One window from the genome of Pelodictyon luteolum DSM 273 encodes:
- the hisD gene encoding histidinol dehydrogenase, translated as MLKLYRFLDDRDALFRQIGRSVDFDPEVQRAVTDILEAVRLRGDMAVLEYTERFQGAVLTSMQVPEEDILRAREEADPAFIRVLEEAWENILRFHRHEVENSFFYEGEGGVVLGQRVTPMDRAMLYVPGGKASYPSSVLMNAAPARVAGVGEIFMTTPCDASGAVSPHILAAASVAGVTSVYRLGGAQAVAAFAYGTQTIPKVDIITGPGNKYVALAKKQVFGHVAIDSIAGPSEVVVVADDDADAEFITMDLFAQAEHDPDASSVLITPSMRLAEEVRDLAAARVGSMLRGEVIAEALSNNGAIVVVADIEEACRVSDMIAPEHLELHVLHPWELLASIRHAGAVFMGGYSCETVGDYYAGPNHTLPTNGTARFFSPLSVRDFVKHTSIISYTRRQIMACGERIASFADHEGLEAHAEAVRARLKKG; from the coding sequence GTGCTCAAGCTTTACCGATTTCTCGATGACCGCGATGCCCTCTTCCGCCAGATAGGGCGCAGTGTTGACTTCGATCCCGAGGTCCAGCGGGCCGTTACCGACATACTCGAGGCCGTCCGCCTCCGCGGCGACATGGCCGTGCTGGAATACACCGAGCGCTTCCAGGGCGCAGTCCTCACCTCCATGCAGGTGCCGGAAGAGGATATCCTTCGCGCAAGAGAGGAGGCCGATCCCGCATTCATCAGGGTGCTTGAGGAGGCATGGGAGAATATCCTCCGTTTCCACCGCCATGAGGTGGAAAACAGCTTTTTCTATGAGGGTGAAGGCGGTGTCGTGCTCGGCCAGCGTGTTACCCCCATGGACAGGGCTATGCTTTACGTGCCCGGCGGCAAGGCATCCTATCCCTCTTCCGTCCTGATGAATGCGGCCCCCGCGCGCGTCGCCGGAGTTGGCGAGATCTTCATGACCACGCCCTGCGATGCTTCGGGGGCGGTCAGTCCGCACATTCTCGCCGCGGCTTCTGTCGCCGGCGTGACCTCCGTATACCGTCTTGGCGGCGCACAGGCCGTTGCCGCCTTCGCTTATGGCACCCAGACCATCCCCAAAGTCGACATCATCACCGGTCCCGGCAACAAGTATGTGGCCCTTGCCAAGAAGCAGGTATTCGGTCATGTCGCCATCGACAGCATTGCAGGCCCCTCGGAAGTGGTTGTCGTGGCGGACGATGATGCCGATGCGGAGTTCATCACGATGGACCTCTTCGCCCAGGCCGAGCACGATCCCGATGCATCGTCCGTCCTCATCACCCCTTCCATGCGGCTTGCCGAGGAGGTCCGTGACCTTGCGGCCGCCCGTGTCGGCTCCATGCTCCGCGGGGAGGTGATCGCAGAGGCGCTCAGCAACAACGGCGCCATCGTCGTGGTGGCGGACATTGAGGAGGCCTGCCGGGTCTCCGACATGATCGCTCCCGAGCATCTGGAGCTGCACGTGCTGCACCCGTGGGAGCTTTTAGCCTCGATCCGCCACGCCGGTGCCGTCTTCATGGGCGGGTACTCCTGCGAGACGGTCGGTGACTATTACGCCGGCCCGAACCATACCCTGCCGACCAACGGCACGGCGCGCTTCTTCTCGCCGCTTTCCGTGCGCGATTTCGTGAAGCACACCTCCATCATCTCCTACACCCGCAGGCAGATCATGGCGTGCGGGGAGAGGATCGCCTCCTTTGCCGACCATGAGGGGCTAGAGGCCCATGCTGAAGCCGTCCGGGCAAGGTTGAAGAAAGGATGA
- the queA gene encoding tRNA preQ1(34) S-adenosylmethionine ribosyltransferase-isomerase QueA, with translation MRVADFDYPLPEERIAKYPPLQRGSTRLLVICREGGTVSHARYRELDTFLRKGDLLVLNNTRVVKARLMAEKSTGAAIELMLLEKHGQEQSLVLFRGRVKQGDRLRSHGHEFLVEEIVDHGVARLSLPEGRSIQPVFEAHAEVPIPPYLRRPAEPVDRERYQTVFAEHAGSVAAPTASLNMTPELLLRLRDGGVETSSITLHVGLGTFLPIRVDSMEEHVMHREFYSIPAATIEKIRATKASGGRIIALGTTVTRALEHAALSLSGHSGPGPLEGEADIFIYPGCSFRLIDALLTNFHAPRSTVLMLTAAFAGPDLLRRAYREALDKEYRFLSYGDSTLIL, from the coding sequence ATGAGGGTCGCGGATTTCGATTACCCGCTTCCGGAGGAGCGGATCGCGAAATACCCTCCCCTGCAGCGGGGTTCCACGCGACTCCTCGTCATCTGCCGCGAAGGCGGTACGGTAAGCCACGCCCGTTACCGGGAACTTGACACGTTTCTGCGGAAGGGAGACCTTCTGGTGCTCAACAACACCCGGGTGGTGAAGGCTCGCCTCATGGCTGAAAAGAGTACCGGAGCGGCGATTGAGCTGATGCTGCTCGAAAAGCACGGTCAGGAGCAGAGCCTCGTGCTCTTCCGCGGCCGGGTGAAACAGGGTGACCGGCTGCGTTCCCACGGCCATGAGTTCCTGGTTGAGGAGATCGTCGACCATGGGGTGGCGCGCCTCTCCCTCCCGGAAGGAAGAAGTATCCAGCCGGTGTTCGAGGCACATGCCGAAGTGCCGATTCCGCCCTACCTCCGCCGTCCTGCAGAGCCGGTTGACCGTGAGCGGTACCAGACAGTGTTTGCCGAGCATGCGGGATCGGTCGCCGCACCCACCGCATCGCTCAACATGACGCCCGAACTGCTGCTGCGCCTTCGTGATGGCGGCGTGGAGACCTCCTCCATCACGCTGCATGTCGGCCTCGGTACGTTTCTGCCCATCCGGGTGGACTCGATGGAGGAGCATGTGATGCACCGGGAGTTCTACTCCATCCCTGCTGCCACCATCGAAAAGATCCGTGCGACCAAGGCATCGGGCGGGCGCATCATCGCTCTCGGCACCACCGTCACCCGCGCCCTCGAGCATGCCGCTTTGTCACTATCGGGCCATTCCGGCCCCGGGCCTCTTGAGGGCGAGGCCGACATCTTCATCTACCCCGGATGCTCTTTCCGGCTCATCGATGCCCTCCTCACCAACTTCCACGCGCCCCGCTCGACCGTCCTCATGCTCACCGCCGCCTTCGCCGGTCCAGACCTTCTGCGCCGAGCCTACCGGGAAGCTCTCGACAAAGAGTACCGGTTCCTGAGCTACGGCGACAGCACCCTCATTCTCTGA
- the acnB gene encoding bifunctional aconitate hydratase 2/2-methylisocitrate dehydratase has product MSLVNKYRAHTQERAQLGIPPLPLSAAETRELVELLKASAPQEKEYLLELFTEHVSPGVDDAALEKAAFLDAIVKGEVSCSVISALAAVGILGTMLGGYNVKPMIDALSSSDSAVAAEAAAMLKKTLLVYDSFDVVVGLAKTNRYAAEVLESWANGEWFTSRPELPEKVTLTVFKVPGETNTDDLSPASEAFTRSDIPLHALSMLGSKMDDPIGTIAKLKEKGHPLAYVGDVVGTGSSRKSGINSVQWHLGQDIPAVPNKRTGGVVIGSIIAPIFFNTAEDSGALPIQADVTSMETGEVIVVYPAKGIIEKSGLEIARFSLSPNTIADEVRAGGRIALIIGRTLTAKARKALGLGEIDIFSTPEQPADSGKGYTLAQKMIGKACGLPGVRPGMYVEPETLTVGSQDTTGAMTRDEVKELAALSFSADLFMQSFCHTAAYPKPSDVKLHRSLPYFVMSRGGVALRPGDGVIHTWLNRMVLPDTLGTGGDSHTRFPIGVSFPAGSGLVAFAGVTGTMPLNVPESVLVRFTGELQDGITLRDLVNAIPYVAIKKGLLTVEKKGKKNVFAGRVLEIEGLPKLKVEQAFELSDASAERSAAACTVRLDKEPVIEYLSSNVKLLEQMIENGYGDPDTLRRRIGKMQEWLKNPTLLEPDADAEYAEVIEVNMSEITEPILACPNDPDDVATLSEVLLDESRPKQINEVFVGSCMTNIGHFRALGEVLRGRGPASARLWVVPPTKMDMNQLIAEGYYSVFGAAGARTEIPGCSLCMGNQARVADNAVVFSTSTRNFDNRMGAGAQVYLGSAELAAVAALLGHLPDKDEYLEVVGRNLSGEKRNDIYRYLNFHTVKAEEMSMLMD; this is encoded by the coding sequence ATGAGCCTTGTAAATAAGTATCGTGCACATACCCAGGAGCGCGCACAGCTCGGAATCCCCCCGCTCCCGCTCTCTGCAGCGGAGACACGTGAACTGGTCGAACTCCTGAAGGCCTCCGCACCGCAGGAGAAAGAGTACCTTCTCGAGCTGTTCACCGAACATGTCAGCCCAGGTGTCGATGATGCCGCCCTTGAGAAAGCCGCATTCCTTGATGCCATCGTCAAAGGCGAGGTATCATGCAGCGTCATCTCTGCATTGGCAGCTGTCGGCATCCTCGGCACGATGCTCGGCGGATACAATGTCAAGCCGATGATCGACGCTCTTTCCAGCAGTGACTCCGCAGTGGCTGCCGAGGCTGCGGCGATGCTGAAGAAAACGCTCCTTGTCTATGATTCATTCGACGTGGTCGTCGGGCTTGCAAAGACCAACCGGTATGCGGCCGAGGTTCTCGAGTCATGGGCTAACGGCGAGTGGTTCACCTCACGGCCCGAGCTTCCTGAAAAAGTGACCCTGACGGTTTTCAAAGTGCCCGGCGAGACCAATACGGACGATCTCTCTCCGGCCAGCGAAGCCTTTACCCGCAGCGACATTCCGCTGCACGCCTTGAGCATGCTTGGAAGCAAGATGGATGATCCCATCGGCACCATCGCAAAGCTGAAAGAAAAAGGCCATCCGCTCGCCTATGTCGGTGACGTGGTCGGTACCGGTTCAAGCCGCAAGTCCGGCATCAACTCCGTGCAGTGGCACCTTGGCCAGGACATCCCTGCCGTTCCGAACAAGCGGACGGGCGGTGTTGTTATCGGCAGCATCATCGCTCCCATTTTCTTCAATACCGCAGAGGACTCCGGCGCACTGCCGATCCAGGCCGACGTCACCTCGATGGAGACCGGTGAAGTGATCGTCGTTTACCCTGCAAAAGGAATCATCGAGAAGAGCGGTCTGGAGATCGCCCGTTTCAGCCTCTCTCCAAACACCATCGCCGACGAAGTCCGTGCCGGCGGCCGTATTGCGCTCATCATCGGCCGTACCCTCACCGCCAAGGCACGAAAGGCCCTCGGACTGGGTGAAATCGACATCTTCAGTACCCCCGAGCAGCCTGCCGACAGCGGCAAGGGCTACACGCTCGCCCAGAAAATGATCGGAAAGGCCTGTGGCCTTCCCGGCGTAAGGCCAGGCATGTACGTGGAACCGGAGACCCTTACCGTCGGATCACAGGACACCACCGGAGCCATGACCCGGGACGAAGTCAAGGAGCTTGCCGCCCTCAGCTTCAGCGCAGATCTCTTCATGCAGAGCTTCTGCCACACTGCCGCCTACCCGAAACCTTCCGACGTGAAGCTGCACCGCAGCCTGCCATATTTCGTCATGAGCCGCGGCGGCGTTGCGCTGCGTCCCGGTGACGGCGTCATCCACACCTGGCTCAACCGCATGGTGCTCCCCGATACGCTGGGTACCGGCGGCGACTCTCACACCCGTTTCCCGATCGGCGTTTCCTTCCCTGCCGGATCCGGCCTCGTTGCCTTTGCCGGTGTGACAGGCACCATGCCGCTTAACGTCCCTGAATCCGTCCTCGTCCGCTTTACCGGAGAGCTGCAGGATGGCATTACCCTGCGTGACCTGGTCAACGCCATTCCCTATGTCGCCATCAAGAAGGGGCTGTTGACTGTGGAGAAGAAGGGCAAGAAGAACGTGTTCGCCGGCCGCGTGCTGGAGATCGAGGGTCTTCCGAAGCTGAAGGTCGAGCAGGCCTTCGAGCTGTCCGACGCATCCGCCGAACGCAGTGCGGCCGCCTGCACGGTCCGCCTCGACAAGGAGCCGGTGATCGAGTACCTGAGCTCGAACGTCAAGCTGCTTGAGCAGATGATCGAGAATGGTTACGGAGACCCTGACACCCTTCGCCGCCGTATCGGCAAGATGCAGGAGTGGCTGAAAAACCCGACCCTTCTCGAGCCGGACGCCGATGCTGAATACGCTGAAGTGATCGAGGTCAACATGAGCGAGATCACCGAGCCGATCCTGGCCTGCCCGAACGATCCTGATGATGTTGCGACGCTGAGCGAAGTGCTGCTCGACGAGAGCCGCCCGAAGCAGATCAACGAAGTGTTCGTTGGGAGCTGCATGACCAACATCGGTCACTTCCGTGCGCTTGGCGAAGTGCTGAGAGGCCGTGGCCCGGCATCGGCCAGGCTGTGGGTTGTGCCTCCGACCAAAATGGACATGAACCAGCTCATCGCCGAGGGGTACTACTCCGTATTCGGCGCAGCAGGCGCCCGCACCGAAATCCCGGGATGCTCGCTCTGCATGGGCAACCAGGCACGTGTTGCCGACAACGCCGTGGTGTTCTCCACAAGCACCCGTAACTTCGACAACCGTATGGGCGCAGGTGCGCAGGTCTACCTCGGTTCGGCCGAGCTGGCTGCCGTTGCAGCTCTTCTCGGCCATCTTCCCGACAAGGACGAATACCTTGAAGTCGTCGGCCGGAACCTCAGCGGAGAGAAGCGGAACGACATCTATCGCTACCTGAATTTCCATACGGTAAAGGCAGAAGAAATGTCGATGCTTATGGATTAA
- a CDS encoding inverse autotransporter beta domain-containing protein, translating to MKKFIPLSILLATLGATNAQADGQDTPPQATTNAPSWVTSWDVTVPCPVYVSENQADNIFFEGGFDYQDARKTVDGALGYRHLMSDNKVMLGANVLYSHEFPRNHQRISYGAEIRTSVFEINSNYYHRLTDWKLTGVDNNEEKARGGYDVELALAVPYVPSAHFRVKHFCWNGIASNDSNNPIDDLKGNTFSVSGSVYDGLSVEVGYIDYTSGNADYSKAGGERFLKVSYNFDIFGTHVNKATKPRFSNTPYEFERMDDRRFEKIRFEQKVISAHNNEQPPA from the coding sequence ATGAAAAAATTCATTCCGCTCAGTATTCTTCTGGCCACGCTGGGCGCAACCAATGCTCAGGCTGATGGTCAGGATACCCCCCCACAAGCAACTACCAACGCTCCTTCATGGGTCACTTCATGGGATGTAACGGTACCCTGCCCGGTGTATGTGAGTGAGAATCAGGCAGACAACATCTTCTTCGAAGGCGGCTTCGACTACCAGGATGCCCGCAAGACGGTCGACGGCGCTCTTGGCTATCGGCACCTGATGTCTGACAACAAGGTCATGCTCGGAGCCAACGTCCTCTACAGCCATGAGTTTCCGCGCAATCACCAGCGGATCAGCTACGGTGCGGAAATCCGGACATCGGTTTTCGAAATCAACTCCAACTACTACCATCGGCTGACCGACTGGAAACTGACGGGAGTGGACAATAATGAGGAAAAAGCCCGCGGCGGGTACGACGTTGAACTGGCTCTAGCCGTTCCTTATGTGCCGAGTGCACATTTCCGCGTAAAGCATTTCTGCTGGAACGGGATTGCTTCGAATGACTCCAATAATCCTATTGACGACCTCAAGGGCAACACCTTCAGCGTGTCTGGCTCGGTCTACGATGGTCTCTCGGTGGAGGTCGGCTACATTGACTACACGAGCGGCAACGCTGATTACAGCAAAGCTGGTGGAGAGCGTTTCCTGAAGGTCAGCTACAACTTCGACATCTTCGGCACACACGTCAACAAGGCGACCAAACCGAGATTCAGCAATACCCCATACGAATTTGAACGTATGGATGATCGCCGCTTTGAGAAGATCCGATTCGAGCAGAAGGTCATCTCTGCACACAACAACGAGCAGCCTCCGGCCTAA
- a CDS encoding AEC family transporter, translating into MFDLAFLLAPTFATFAIGILLRKLGVLDTVAIDSLFKIIYNLALPALLLSVLPFVSLEPGMLFLPLSAIIIIMLSAGGAAVSGRLLHLENKTEGVLFAGSIIMNLGFVVPFVKSFYGDEGLARLFVFDLPNSLSAYTIAYGFACRGNGAGSLAIARKIALSPPVWALMAGLFLNLASHRPGPIEAGIINSLSALAVPLLLLALGASARFAKVRMKDIIAGIGVRMVLGLAAGFLLADLFNLRGLDRAILIIAASAPAGFNTLTFAAIENLDRDYAASLVTTSMLLSLLLIPILLTIL; encoded by the coding sequence ATGTTCGATCTCGCCTTTCTTCTAGCCCCTACATTTGCGACGTTCGCCATCGGGATTCTGCTCCGCAAGCTTGGCGTTCTTGACACAGTGGCCATCGACTCCCTTTTCAAGATCATCTACAACCTCGCACTGCCGGCACTGCTCCTCTCCGTCCTGCCTTTTGTATCCCTTGAACCCGGAATGCTCTTCCTGCCGCTTTCGGCAATCATCATCATAATGCTTTCGGCTGGCGGCGCTGCTGTCTCGGGACGCCTGCTTCATCTTGAGAACAAGACCGAGGGAGTACTTTTTGCCGGCTCGATCATCATGAACCTCGGCTTCGTCGTTCCCTTCGTAAAATCATTTTACGGTGATGAAGGACTGGCCCGCCTCTTTGTCTTTGACCTCCCCAACAGTCTTTCAGCCTACACCATCGCCTACGGATTCGCCTGCCGCGGCAACGGAGCGGGAAGCTTGGCCATTGCACGGAAAATCGCGCTCTCCCCTCCTGTCTGGGCCCTCATGGCGGGACTCTTCCTCAACCTTGCCTCACATAGACCCGGGCCGATTGAAGCAGGTATCATCAACTCGCTTTCGGCACTGGCCGTCCCCCTTCTGCTCCTGGCACTCGGAGCATCGGCCCGCTTCGCAAAAGTCCGGATGAAGGACATCATCGCCGGCATCGGCGTCCGGATGGTGCTTGGACTGGCTGCAGGGTTCCTGCTTGCCGACCTTTTCAACCTCAGGGGACTTGACAGAGCCATCCTCATCATCGCAGCCTCGGCACCCGCAGGCTTCAATACACTCACCTTTGCCGCCATCGAAAACCTCGACCGCGACTACGCCGCATCACTGGTCACCACGTCCATGCTGCTCTCGCTTCTCCTCATCCCCATTCTGCTCACAATCCTCTGA
- the murA gene encoding UDP-N-acetylglucosamine 1-carboxyvinyltransferase, with protein MDKLVITGGKRIEGEITASGSKNSSLPIIAATLLSGSGTFTLHRIPDLQDITTFRQLFDHLGAETAFSHNTLTITTANVQSVLAPYELVKKMRASIYVLGPLLARFGHARVSLPGGCAFGPRPIDLHLMAMEKLGARITIETGFIDAVAEGGRLKGATIDFPVSSVGATGNALMAAVLAEGTTIIRNAAAEPEIEALCHFLQAMGADIRGTGTTELIIHGCDSLRHVEFSNIFDRIEAGTILAAAAITGGSVTIRGVIPSHMESVLQKFSDAGCRIETTDDTVILKSTGRLKATDITAEPFPAFPTDMQAQWMALMTQAEGTSEITDHVYHERFNHIPELNRLGAHIDIEGNRAVVHGPQALSGTKVMSTDLRASASLVLAGLVAEGTTEVLRVYHLDRGYERIETRLQNLGAEIKREKYSEFG; from the coding sequence ATGGACAAGCTTGTCATCACGGGAGGAAAGAGAATCGAGGGCGAAATAACAGCCTCCGGCTCGAAAAACTCTTCGCTGCCGATCATCGCCGCCACACTGCTTTCCGGCAGCGGCACCTTCACCCTGCACCGGATCCCCGATCTGCAGGACATCACCACCTTCCGACAGCTGTTCGACCACCTCGGGGCAGAGACCGCTTTTTCCCACAATACCCTCACGATTACGACAGCCAATGTCCAGAGCGTCCTTGCCCCCTATGAACTCGTCAAAAAAATGCGGGCCTCGATCTACGTGCTCGGCCCCCTGCTTGCCCGGTTCGGGCACGCCAGAGTATCACTGCCGGGCGGCTGCGCGTTCGGACCGCGCCCGATAGACCTGCACCTGATGGCTATGGAAAAGCTAGGAGCCCGTATCACCATTGAGACCGGCTTCATCGATGCCGTTGCCGAAGGCGGCAGGCTCAAGGGTGCAACCATAGATTTTCCGGTCTCGTCAGTCGGCGCAACCGGCAACGCCCTCATGGCGGCTGTCCTTGCCGAAGGCACCACCATTATCAGGAACGCTGCGGCTGAACCCGAAATCGAGGCCCTCTGCCATTTCCTTCAGGCCATGGGCGCCGATATCCGGGGCACCGGCACCACCGAGCTCATCATACACGGCTGCGACTCCCTCCGGCATGTGGAATTCAGCAACATCTTCGACCGAATCGAGGCCGGGACAATCCTGGCAGCGGCCGCCATCACCGGCGGATCCGTCACCATCCGGGGCGTCATCCCATCCCATATGGAATCCGTGCTCCAGAAATTCAGTGATGCCGGCTGCCGGATCGAGACCACCGACGACACCGTGATCCTCAAAAGCACCGGCCGGCTCAAGGCTACGGACATAACCGCCGAACCCTTTCCCGCCTTCCCCACCGACATGCAGGCCCAGTGGATGGCGCTCATGACCCAGGCTGAAGGCACCAGTGAGATCACCGACCATGTATACCATGAACGCTTCAACCACATCCCGGAACTCAACCGGCTCGGGGCACATATCGACATAGAAGGCAACCGGGCCGTCGTACACGGACCTCAGGCACTCTCGGGAACAAAAGTCATGTCGACAGACCTCCGGGCATCGGCAAGCCTGGTGCTTGCGGGACTGGTGGCAGAAGGAACGACTGAAGTGCTCCGGGTCTACCACCTTGACCGCGGCTATGAACGAATTGAAACCAGGCTCCAGAACCTTGGTGCCGAGATCAAGCGCGAAAAGTACAGTGAATTCGGCTGA
- a CDS encoding murein hydrolase activator EnvC family protein, with protein MLSVIFFLFHLAAFPPAAYGATAGELSKIKRERQDVERTLINLKKELDVYQKKLNATKRQETTSLRRLKTLQNKITALGELIRENQRYLAVLDRDIDRLEGQFKENRQVYGRVSSAFGRTAVAVYKYGVDREMENVFAARSVNDAIVKAQYIGFFAQAVHGHVDTLQQVARELEHNRAELEKSYRAKAEAVKDQERQLKNYAASKSEKETALVKLKEEKAAYTEKVLAARRKRRQLQGRIEALIRAEQRAIEAEQARRLAAQPAPQKAPAPGKAPAPAAGRRVPPPPDSPELRKVSADFDRAFGQLPWPVANGRVSQRFGSVTDAELKIVTTNNGIDIAVPAGTPVKAVSGGKVAQIAFMPTFGNIVIIRHPNSYLTVYANLGDLRVTKNDLIASQQLIGLSGRNPDGGSVVHLEIWKAGVKQNPEKWLR; from the coding sequence GTGCTGTCCGTCATATTTTTCCTGTTTCATCTCGCTGCTTTCCCTCCCGCGGCATATGGCGCCACGGCCGGGGAACTCTCAAAGATCAAACGGGAGCGTCAGGATGTAGAGCGGACGCTCATCAACCTGAAAAAAGAGCTTGATGTCTATCAGAAGAAGCTGAATGCCACCAAACGGCAGGAAACGACCTCACTGAGGCGCCTGAAGACCCTTCAGAACAAGATTACGGCACTTGGTGAACTCATCAGGGAGAATCAGCGCTATCTTGCGGTGCTTGACCGGGACATCGACCGTCTTGAGGGACAGTTCAAGGAGAACCGGCAGGTATATGGACGGGTCTCGTCCGCTTTTGGCCGAACAGCGGTTGCCGTGTATAAATACGGCGTCGACAGGGAGATGGAGAATGTGTTTGCCGCACGTTCTGTCAACGATGCCATCGTGAAGGCTCAATACATAGGCTTTTTCGCTCAAGCGGTACATGGCCATGTCGACACACTCCAGCAGGTCGCCCGGGAACTGGAGCACAACCGGGCCGAGCTGGAAAAAAGTTACAGGGCGAAAGCCGAGGCCGTGAAGGATCAGGAGCGGCAGCTGAAAAACTATGCCGCCAGCAAATCGGAGAAAGAGACGGCACTTGTGAAGCTGAAAGAGGAAAAGGCCGCCTATACCGAAAAGGTGCTTGCCGCCAGACGCAAACGGCGGCAGCTGCAGGGCCGGATCGAAGCCCTCATCAGGGCGGAGCAGCGTGCCATCGAGGCTGAACAGGCTCGTCGTCTGGCCGCACAGCCTGCTCCGCAAAAGGCCCCTGCTCCAGGAAAAGCGCCTGCTCCGGCAGCGGGGCGCAGGGTGCCGCCTCCTCCGGATTCACCAGAACTGCGTAAGGTTTCAGCGGATTTCGACAGGGCGTTCGGCCAGTTGCCCTGGCCGGTCGCAAACGGCAGGGTATCGCAGCGTTTCGGATCGGTGACTGATGCTGAGCTGAAAATCGTTACAACGAACAACGGCATCGACATCGCCGTACCTGCCGGCACCCCGGTGAAGGCGGTGTCCGGCGGCAAGGTTGCCCAGATCGCCTTCATGCCGACATTCGGCAACATCGTCATCATCCGCCATCCCAATTCGTACCTCACGGTGTACGCCAACCTTGGAGACCTTCGGGTTACCAAGAACGACCTCATTGCTTCCCAGCAGCTGATCGGACTTTCCGGCAGGAACCCCGATGGCGGTTCCGTCGTGCATTTAGAGATCTGGAAGGCCGGCGTGAAGCAGAACCCTGAAAAATGGCTCAGATAG
- a CDS encoding NAD+ synthase yields the protein MQPQDLDLNYGLLEDILKAFLQNEIRKFGFSSVVLGLSGGIDSAVVAELAVRALGPEHVLALKMPYKESSRESLEHADLMIRRLNIKAEERPVTPMADDFFRDVPEGERLRRGNIMARTRMVLLYDVSARDGSLVAGTSNKTELLLGYGTMFGDMASAVNPLGDLYKTQVRGLARHLGIPSILIDKAPSADLWEGQSDESDLGFSYGEVDLLLYMMLELRMEREAILGEGVSASFYDRVRKMVVRNQYKRLMPVIAKISGRTPGIDFRYARDWQEVR from the coding sequence ATGCAGCCTCAGGACCTCGATCTCAACTACGGCCTTCTCGAAGATATTCTCAAGGCCTTCCTCCAGAACGAAATCCGGAAGTTCGGATTTTCCTCCGTTGTGCTCGGCCTGTCGGGCGGCATTGATTCTGCCGTCGTCGCCGAGCTTGCCGTCCGTGCACTCGGCCCTGAGCATGTTCTCGCCCTTAAAATGCCCTACAAAGAGAGCAGCCGCGAGAGTCTCGAGCATGCCGACCTCATGATCCGGCGCCTGAATATCAAGGCCGAGGAACGCCCCGTGACGCCGATGGCCGATGACTTTTTCCGTGATGTGCCGGAAGGGGAGCGGTTGCGGCGGGGCAACATCATGGCCAGAACCCGTATGGTGCTGCTCTATGACGTGTCCGCCCGGGACGGCAGCCTGGTGGCCGGAACGAGCAACAAGACAGAACTCCTGCTCGGCTACGGCACCATGTTCGGTGACATGGCCTCGGCCGTCAACCCGCTCGGAGACCTCTACAAGACCCAGGTCCGCGGGCTGGCCCGCCATCTCGGCATTCCCTCCATCCTTATCGATAAAGCGCCCTCAGCCGATCTCTGGGAAGGGCAGAGCGACGAGAGCGATCTGGGCTTCTCCTACGGGGAGGTCGATCTCCTGCTGTACATGATGCTTGAACTGCGCATGGAGCGCGAAGCCATACTTGGCGAAGGGGTGTCAGCATCCTTCTATGACCGGGTTCGTAAGATGGTGGTGCGCAATCAGTACAAACGGCTGATGCCGGTGATCGCGAAGATTTCAGGGCGCACGCCCGGAATCGATTTCCGGTATGCCAGAGACTGGCAGGAAGTCCGTTAG